The proteins below are encoded in one region of Pomacea canaliculata isolate SZHN2017 linkage group LG7, ASM307304v1, whole genome shotgun sequence:
- the LOC112567582 gene encoding uncharacterized protein LOC112567582: MKSSLVKVCLLLVLVRLTKGNMTSQCSTSDSYWEVQQDKRNNTFTCTGLTAQDTIEWYVWKSSTDYFYLGNCKPLTAEPTQFVCDNSQGQPIFIASRTSADAGLMVINPVAGGDASLYQDSRLLCYATRSGTVVGKASCRFDYIHASEDTSCTVQFRNDTWSVYGQCNIQKAYSVQNRYRCEWIQTKEF, translated from the exons ATGAAGAGCAGCCTAGTGAAGGTTTGCTTGCTACTCGTCCTAGTGAGATTAACCAAAG gaaaCATGACATCGCAGTGTAGCACTAGCGACAGTTATTGGGAAGTGCAGCAGGACAAAAGGAACAACACCTTCACCTGTACTGGACTGACAGCACAGGACACTATAGAGTGGTATGTCTGGAAAAGCAGCACTGATTATTTTTACCTTGGCAATTGCAAACCTCTAACAGCAGAACCAACTCAGTTTGTTTGTGACAACTCGCAAGGGCAACCAATTTTTATAGCAAGCAGAACATCTGCTGACGCCGGTCTTATGGTCATCAATCCAGTTGCTGGTGGAGATGCTAGCCTGTATCAAGACTCTCGGCTTCTGTGCTATGCCACGCGATCAGGGACTGTTGTGGGGAAAGCGAGCTGTCGCTTCGACTATATAC ATGCCAGTGAAGACACATCATGCACAGTTCAGTTTCGTAACGACACGTGGTCTGTGTACGGCCAGTGTAACATACAGAAAGCCTATTCCGTGCAGAACAGGTATCGATGTGAATGGATTCAGACGAAAGAG ttttga